One Cherax quadricarinatus isolate ZL_2023a chromosome 96, ASM3850222v1, whole genome shotgun sequence genomic window, AGAAAAACAAGGAAGCATAACTAGTTTTGCAATGAGACTCTTTCAACCTATGTTTAAAGACTATCAAAAAATAATTACTTACCTTGTGCTTGTAGCCTTGTACGAACAAGGGCCAGGGGGTAAGACGCAAGTTGCCCACATGAGGATGAAAATGCTCCACAAGCTGTTATGACAAACACAGAAGGATTGGTATTTTCTTTGTGATGCTGCATATATGTTTTCTTCAAGGTTTCATATATTGCGAGATCAATCCCTGCATAGGGTATAATGCCAAGGAGATTTGGGACATATCCACGGTAAAAAGATCTAAGGCCTTCTTGTCTATAGATCTTCTTAGCTGCATCAAGGATACTTTTATACTGGCCTGTTTTTCTTAAGGCTAATCTAGTTTTTAACACCTGAAAACATAAAAAATAGGCTTATGTCTTTTTGCAATAATGcagtacatttttttacataaattGGTACATCTACATTGTGCAACTATCTACCATGATTTATATGTCAGTTACAAGATCAGTATAAAAGTTTACTACTATGATTAACTAGCAcacccatcacacaagatggttttTATATATTGTCAGAAATCTAAAGTCTGTTAACACAGATTACCAAATACATAGTCAATGATGACATCTTCAAGTATTCCAATAGATCAtcaggaatacagtggacccccgcataacgattacctctgaatgcgaccaattatgtaagtgcgtttgtacgtgtatgtttgggggtctgaaatggactaatctacttcacaatatttcttatggaaacaaattcggtcagtactggcacctgaacacacttctggagtgaaaaactatcgttaaccggaggtccactgtatatgggatTAAGAGTTGAAAGTAGGTAACATAAGacagaaggagcactgcatcaggcctactggtcatgctaggcaggtccaagtcacacccagtcatgtacttgtctaacctatttttaaagccacccaaggCGTTCACTTCAGTGACACttttcgggagtttgttccactcatccacaactcttactaaaccaatgctttcctatatcctttctaaatctaaatttttccaacttgaacctaCTGCTGcgttatatcccctttatttattcctgtcttccattttatgtacctcaatcatatcatcccTCTAATTCTACACCTcactagagagtgcagattcagtatCCTttcaggaaagatttctgattcctctgtacatttttaagagcatttatattccttctgtaatacagtgaccagaactgtgcagcataatctaaggcCTTACCAATGATACATAATTGAAGTATAACCTGAGAACTCATGCTTATGTACTCTTGttttggctttagattactgctagccAAAACTAATAAATCTTTTTCACATTCAGAGTGACTGATATCTACATTAAGTGCAATGTTCATTCTCTTTTCCAGTGAAAAGGTAAACAGCCATTTCTTTCACTAACACTGTCACTTTTACTTCAGTGTCCTGCCATAGATATCTTTGGTAAACATTTTCTGCCATATTTTTCAATGTAATCATTTCATACCACTCTTAGAACTATATGACTAAAATTAGAAAAACTTACCTCAAGGGGATAAATGGCAGTCTGTGAAAATCCACCCGCAAAAGATCCGGCTACAAATCGTTCATATATTGacaattctctctctctacttccacCAAACTGTAAGACCATTCTTTTGCCTTGTTCATAAGCAGCAAACTTTAAAGCTGATTCTGGTGCTATCTTTAATACATTAATACCATTGCCTCTCCAGAGGGATGTAacaccaccttccttcaacaTGTATCTAAAACAGTTTGCCAAGCCCTGAAACTGTTTAGCTCCATGAACCTGTAAAGCAACGATATTCAATAAGGCACACACAAAATTATTAAGCCTCcttaaaattattataaaaaaaatcaatcagtttttttttctgtagTGATGACAAATGTACTGCTATGTATTTCAAGACACTTACAGGATGCAAACTAAATTATGGTATATTGTACTGGATATGAATAATAGAAGAAATAAATTTCATGATGAAACAAAAATCAGAGAGGAACTCAAATAAGTCTACAGGGATTAAATGGGCATTAAAGATGCAAGGCAAAAAGACTGATAGTATACAGGGAAGGATGTCATCCAGGAGTGGGGTGATACTGAAACATATTACTATGAGAATACTGCCCCTCatggaaggtgtcttgatgctgttcAGTGACTCTTCATCCTCAAATCAAACCAGACTGTTTCCCATTCCCAAtgtactgtatgacccctatagaTTTAatgttttttattttctttttcaacaCAACAGCCATCTCCCACAGAGTTATGGTAATttatagtaatttatacaggagaatgggttactagccacttgcttTAATGATTTTCCATCTGATAAAAATAATACCAGAACAATGTAGATATAAAGAAGTGATGTACACTTGACATTTACAGTACTGTACCATTGATTCTAGTGTATGACTAGTAATACATATCATCTCTGAACATTAACAGTCATGGGATTTCAAGGACATTTCCTGTAAAGTTAAGAGACCAAAGACATCCCATAAGCTGGCtctgtgactctacccctgcaaccacatacatgtactgtataggCAAATTACACTTGCATACACACATTCTCAGCATTTGTAAATGGTGTCTTGTAGAATCGCCCCTTATAGACAACATTTTTTAACATGAATTTCAGTCCCCGTTTTGTCTCCATTGATGCTCGTCTTTTTCAGCACACTGTCAAATACTGTAATGTTTAGAACGTTCATGACTTGATCTTAGTTTTACTCTCGCCTATTCTGACTTCATCTTTCTACTCACCTCAGCTGTCTTCTAATTTTGATTTCTGAGTGTCACAGTAAATACTATTATTGTatagaaaaaaaattatgtttttcCCACACAGAAAATTTAATAAAGTGCTGTATCACAATTTTACCTGTCATTTCAGATTATTTTGATGATTTGATAAACATCAGCCTAAAATACTGAACCTACCCTTCTTAAATACATACATATTAACCAGTAcgcttatgattattattatttatggagaagggtcatacaacaccttggGAATGGGAGACAGGTttcatccaaggaaagggaggataacTCCAATTActgggatcaagagtccttcaatgACATCACAGCACCACCTTGAAGGGAGCTAGCTGGTATGCCTAATTGTAGTTTACAGTTACTGTATAGTACATATCTGGATTAATAACTAACCTGAAGGAAGACCTTGAGTCTGTCCAGTGGAGCTGTACAAGTTCTAGACACCATACCAGCTACTCCTCCAGCCACCAGATGTCTCCACCACTTGCCAGACAACCATTCTTCTAGAGAAAAATCTTCCGGTACAGAAAGATCCTCACCAACGTCAAGATTCTGTGAAATGTAACATTGCAATGAAGGTAAACCCATATTTTGTATAGCATATAATTAGTTTAATAACCTGGGAAGTCTCAAATATTGATCACAACATGCAATTTTTATTCAGTAACATTTATCAGATTTTGTTGTTTATTAACTAATACTATGCAAaacattagcaaaaaaaaaaaaaaatttatggaACTGATAAGTACTTAAAGGTATCTGAGGGACTTTTGGTAAGTAGCTACAAGACCAATAAAGATGATGAATGTAAAGAGAAGATTTGTTGGCTCCTGTGTACCTCATGAAGCAAGAGAAAGTAAGGTGATATGAATAAAATGCTaagtagaattattattattattataatcaagggggaagtgctaaacccggaggattatacagcgcctggggggggggggatgtggaaggcattcaggcttaattcggggaactggagcacagatccaatttcctaaatcaagagcccctcaccaacatcaaggaaccttccttgaggagctGTGCTAAGTAGAAAAGAATGCTGATACTGATCAGCATTCAAAAGGTATGGTAAAACTACAGGGTATATTTCCTAAGAGTAAAAGTGTGAAGACACCTGACACCATTGCCTCGGCTACATTCTGGAAGGATAGATAACCCACAAGGTAAGTGAAAATGATGAACTGAAAAGGAAGCCACAAAAAATGGTAGAAAGATACTAGGTACATAGAGCAAGCTTTTATTACAGTTTCATtctgcatagagctttatcaattcaTAGCTCAGTGAACCATATGAATATATGAATAGCTGACTTTGTTCCAGGCATCTTTCTACCAAACGTATTGGCAATACCAAACATCCAACACTTGCAAAAAATATCGGTACTACGATATTCtgaaaattattgtaaagaaattttCAGTGGAAATATTTTGTATAAAGAATATCACAAGAGGAagactacacaacacttgacaaaaaaaatatcatgtgtataatatatagtgataagtgagagagagagagagaaagtaggtaatattgagcataaaattagaattctgacatacatcacattaaacataaggttcaaatgataacttccacttgagatagttcaggctactgccacctaatgtacctcactgaaataataatatagcagacatcacaatgaatgctgaagacaacctcttaccccaaccatagattgtaaacagaattactaaaaaaaaaaaaaaaaaaaaaggtaatgttacaatgacaatgagataaatcactctggttgacttccttggtccatcctgggtaactcacacattactatgttatacatgtatgcaagcataagtgtgcagctgtagatagatgaaccagtacctaaacaatctcacttacacacgcgttacttgagcacttgtgtcttgtgatctattttggacttctgactttgtagtgaatatttgctcttgcataagctataagggaaagataagcgaggaattcttgtgttgtgagtcttacaccagatatcatcactggcaaacatggtaactgtcatagaggaacctatttctgcaggtgatggaaatgatgatagcttccagacctttaaaagtaaacaagagagaaaaagtgagaaagggctagagcgtcgacgtagtcagactcacttgactcgtacacaatgtgacactaaacgtccttggtgcccagaggctgcaagaagtctttcttcaaaggaagaatgtgttaagctgaacttccctgacaacaccccgctgcctgctaagtgtgcatggctaatggaagctgtaaacaagcatcctaactcaaggatccaatttaggaaaaacacacacaactttgtgtttgtggaacagaataaagagctgatcaatgatctacttagtacaccttatggggatattaaccctttgagggtcgacaggccctctccgaaactcgttcacagggtcggccaaatttaaaaaaaaaaaaaattattttttcttatgaaaagatagagaatcttttcccgatcataaagacaccaaaagtttgaaatttgatagaaaacttacggaattatgctcttgcaaagttagcggtctcggcgatgtttacgcatcggcgattttgcccactttgagccccattttcggccaatttcactgtactagtcgacaaaaaacatgaatatttcgctagaactccattttttctatcgaatgggtgcaagaaaccactcatttatgaaattcaactatccagtacagtggtcagaatttagcaattttgccaatttcacacaaatttcaaaagatgccaatttccgaatagggtccagaataaacaagaaagacattcctggcactaaaatgacatttcctctagtcattattcacgtctcaaggcccctcttatattcttttgctttccactttgaatttttattttcacaaaaaatataagatttactgttatgcagactactgcattagtgtaaaaaatggtataaatattattggtgcacttgtgaaagaatattagactcaccagttgacgtgtattgcacgcttggcacgatttgtttacttttgaagtttggtaaaaatcgaacatttctgctactttgagctcaatttcaaggcacctttctttgtaaaaccagtcaaaatcatctctatttctgtaatatgtcttccattctataaaatgagaccaagaaaactagaatacaacaataaataccatacaaaaatacactgcaaagtcgctgatttattcaaaaaaaatggtcaaagtttttttttttctcattatgcactgtgtgctgcaggattttttttagactgtgcacactgaccacatagacccattctttcatatgaaggcctaccagctttctcccactagatttgaggccgctagaatttatgagtactagtacgtcaaaaacccctacgcgtaagacgtactagtacgacgaaaaccctcaaagggttaagctgctccgacctcaatcagacactcaccactttaaaaaatgggtcagtatcatgatctttggataccctctctgcatggacccatcccatctgactctaagtgagcatatcatcaagcctaaaagacttaaaggaaaatcccaaattattgccagttgggtgggtcctgtgcccctcccccggaatatctgggtgcatggtttacgtttcctaaacatcgaagtgtacctaccccctaaacgtaggtgttacaaatgccagcactatggccatgttgcagtagactgtggaatactacattcttggtgtggtaagtgtgctgggaaacattccactagagaatgcacagtaggccctgacagccaaaaatttaagtgtattaactgtaaagaagttggggttacagtttcccacaaggactgcagtcagaacccaaacaaccttcgatgtaaacctgataacagtcctttaatggtaactgaggatggggccatccagtctaccacagccagatctgagactgaacctctgcaaagtgtgcaagaacccaacctcactgcaaacaattctggtgataccagaatgccatcacacacaccagctgtggaggagctagccatccctgctagcacatatggaactactggtctgccactacagatacctatggctacacctgaatatggggatgagtttgtcatttctcccaatacacacaactacaacagtcagatggacaccacacaggtaacctccctggaaattggagatgagtcagatgcacaggacctacctgcaatgaatgatgaaacagagaacactaatgtaaccatggtacctgttaaggtgataggtgttaaaggaagcactaacccagaagtgccatcctccggagaggcattggattcgcctgaccttcctcatattataacaaatttccagaaaaaaattgagcatcttgaacagagcctgacaagtttaataaatatatgtaatcaggatgatgctcttgagcatggtgatgatgtcagaagtgcagcaatctccgttcagcttccagcaatttgtgagaaagaagcccataactcttgccttcaaaacttgcctcataactggctgccaaaatgccgaaaaatgcttaaaaataaaggttctgaagataaagacgtacaaactatgctatttgctcttaagtgtctgcacactgcagtcaaagcataatagttttaccttcttatgagcaagagattgtaataacccactacaatggatacattacaaatcttttcatggaacattgcttccatcaggaagcggttgcctgacttacatcatattagtgcaaccaagaatattgatgtcatctgtttgcaggactgtagattgaaagatggagcacctccaccaaacttgcctggatatgcagcttataacctaaggtcaaccaactgttgtgtgatgtatgtcagaaagaacttgccacattcactcctttccttgcagagtcgagttaacatgcagtatcatggtgtcaaagtatatgcaggcgatttttccataaacatttttaatctctatgccccagcgaaccagcttcgacctgatgctttaccagatcgcatcaatagtgaacctaccatcatttttggagattttaatgccagacataagaatattggtgggtctataacaaacaccaatggaactaaactagtgagattgctgaatgagcatgataatgttcgaattgtgggcactactgagcctactcacatatatggtggcatactagatctgtgtcttggatttaatacatcatatacgatgcatgactctgtcatagttgatgatcttctatctgatcacttcccaagactaacaactgtcaatcttgatcacatctccagcaatcaaggagctaaatacaggaggaaacttattctcaaaccagaacacagagacaactttattaaccacttggatcaatggtataagaattaagagcccactggcacacaaaaatttaatgatgatttaattaccactattgagagtgttctcacagatcaagtgggcaggaataggaaacaaagaccctccactataaataacaataaaaaccaatgtaaatactataatgatccacagctgcgcaatctaacacatgcagctaggaggattggtaaagcataccgtgaatgtagaaccccagacctgctcagaacgttccaagctgcactaacaaatgcaaggaatagaaaggaagaacttaggcaacaggaatgggaacagtttgttagtggattaaataggtccacccctttgagtttggcttggaaaggtataaataaaataaccaggaaaaagactggcaatgttgctcatccctttcctcttgaaaaagcaaatgacctcataaatgactggtccaaaacatccaggcatgaaagccttccatctcatattagaaaaaatttagagagtacttctgaagaaatgttgaaactgattaattttatgagccaaaatattgatgagagtgattgcctctttaccgagtatgaattagataacgcattaaccaaaggtcgatcaactgctcctggagaggatggtataacctatgatattctcagaactctaaggcacgtgcctgataaccctttgttggcactgtataatctcagttacatcgagggcgttcttcctacttcctggaccaatagtctcattgtgcctatccctaagccccaacagcctgatacatttaggcccatttccttaactagttgtctttgcaaaacttttgaaagaatgatgcttaacagattgtactacagaatcagacatcaactttccccctacctctatgggttcatgaaaggtaaaagtgtgcagaactgtatttccacctttctcactgcacacacctctactagttttaccacttttcttgatctaaaatctgcatttgatattgcaaacagaaccgttatactacatgaactagccaaaatgaatattggtggtagcttactctgctggataataggatacctgtcaaatagagtatcctctgtcctttaccaaggcttcagaagtgattctaaagaaatgtctttaggtacaccacagggaggagttcttagtcccatgctatttaatattctgattaatgctctcctaaatgctctacctgcctcacctaaacatatagctataagctatgctgatgatatcatgatccatacaacagggcataagaagatgaataccattcttaatgaagttcaagcaatttgtaatcgactaggcctcataatgtcttcctctaaaactaagatattaacaagcaaacgacatcccccacccatctatttgcagggtgaaatcattagctacgttaaaacttacagatatcttggtgtagatgtaccctttaacaaatccactacgtataccacaactaaacaagaaatgtaaagctaggttaaatgctctcaaagctgttgctggctacaatcccaactatggtgctaatgtgagaatcgtgagaatgatgtacatagcctatgttaggtccttaattgattatgctgctcccatgttgatattagctagagaaagttctctccgacccttggagttaatgcaaaatgaagctctcaggattattcttggctgtcccagatctacaaaagttcttaacatgaggaaggtgcttggtatttctagtatcagtgataggattgttgaaattaacactgtactcggtattagaatgttgagaaacgaaccagacactgtcacagtgaatcttaccaagtgtctagaggtaaatacacacagatctaaatggattgtgaaaacgtgcaattgcattaagttttataacctgcatgaactgtatcactgtaggcaacaagagcatttcacccctccatggaagatgtgttcatttaatatcacatacctacaagtccctcccaagaagctcattgctagtaatcccttccttaaatctcttgttagagcaactgctcaagaagaaatttttcgcctagctggtagtaataagttatcacaagttatatacactgatggatctaaacaggagtcttctggcagggctgcatctgctcttgttgccacctccctagttaagaacgataataaatttgttgagttaggcataagaattaacaactgggcgtctacactgcaaactgaattgtttgcaatcctaatggcgctaaagctaacctatgacactgagcttgactctatcatcattactgattctatgtcatcattgaaggctcttggctcatataatgactccaacaacatgctcattggggaagccaggtatagatactcaaaaattagggacaaaggaattaatgtacaattgctatggatcccatcacacattggattactccttcatgataaagttgatatgttagccaagaagagtatccagaaggagaatgtagaatataactttggtatatctgtgtctagcattaggaatattaggagagaagtaaataatgaagatgattgttataggaatgcagttagaagcctgagtagatctataacccactataacatgaacgtagataagtatgtttatggagcaacttgcaatgtgaacagactgactgatgttgtagtggccaggcttaggcttggttacaagtacttctggcagtttgggagacacacagatgatgatcaaactaaatgtaaattatgtgatcaggcatatggtcactctcttgaacactatgtgcttaattgtccacttattgaggaatacagagacagacagtataataacctatgtgacatgtcaagatatcttattaatgaaaataagatacctgatatactaagcaaatttcctaaatttgcttgtaacagataagtgaactatagatatgtagatataaatccatatgtattcctgttaaccctttggggcctagttcctaggccttttgtgtatccacatgctctcgcgctactgtccacaggatggatatggggtgcacaataaactagccacttcggtggcaaaatctaatctagtgATAAGTAAATTTTTTGTACTGCTTTCAGCTTATCTAATGTTGCAAAATAATGTACAGAATGAAGACACACATCACTAAATGTAATATAATTGTTTAGTCATATTCCCTATTATTGCTTTAGCAGTTCATTAACAAGATAAACCCTGAAATCTTTTACATCAACAGTACTATAGTTAATAGCAAAACTTGATATAGTTAACTGGTTAAATAACTTTCCACTATTAAAAATAATGAGAGTATAAAAGGTTTACAAATGCCTCAaaacatggcttgtaaaccaggctgcccagcttttgaggcatctgtggctgAGTAGTGTAGAGTGTCACTTTGGGAACCTTGCCAGTTTCCCTGTAGTGGGATCGAATCCTGCCGACTGTGATCATTCTCTGTATGTACTACACACAATTACCTGGTCAATTTAACCTTGCCTTTAACTCAGCTCTACATCTACCATAAAGTAGGTATACAAAGTAAAACTCAATATAATAGACTCCTATGTTATAGATTTTGAACATAACTGACAAAATATCTGGCTGTACAATTCTTTGATGCAATGGACAAGTCCAGTGCACTGAAATTTTGTCcattagtggtagtgtgtgtgtgtgtggttggtaggCTTCTAATATAACAGACCAAGTCTACTGCATCAAGATTTTGTTCCTTGGTGGTGTGTGTATCCAGTGGGCTCCCCCATACAATGGACTATTAGGAGTGTTCATAATGGACCATGTCCATTGCATTGGGGATTTTGATACAAAGAATTTTCATTTAAACGAACATCCCTCCCATTGATAATCCATACTGAAGCTTCACTATGCATATAATTCATGGATGAATGTGAAACGTTCATTTATATACAAAAACACTCACCTAGTAATACTGTCGTGTATAGCTTATTGTCTAAAGCCAAACCATAATCATAGCTTTTAATGTAATGATCTACACACAGTTTGGATTTGGGCAATTTGAAATTATCTACTCTTGCAGACAGGCTTCAGGCCTGATTGTTGTTCCTTACCAAGGGGTGTGTATGCCGGGTGTGCTAAGAGAGTGCTGCACACCCACCAATAATGGTGTATTCATCATAAATGTTAAGCTCACTCAATAATATAATCATGGATCATAAATGGAAACTAATTTTTCTGTTCCCTGTTAGAAAATACTGTTGCAGTTGT contains:
- the LOC128701780 gene encoding mitochondrial adenyl nucleotide antiporter SLC25A23 isoform X2 codes for the protein MQNKGVPSSPHIHHVYETPSEEKERLGELFNRLDSNGDGRIDVNDLSEGLKKLNVPQVPGYAELLIQRADINKSNDLTLAEFVNYVQEHEKRLLLVFHTLDANSDGRVDERELKSSFQKLGIYIDDEEAKRLLRRMDKDGTLDISFDEWRDYLLFHPSANLHDIILYWRHAINLDVGEDLSVPEDFSLEEWLSGKWWRHLVAGGVAGMVSRTCTAPLDRLKVFLQVHGAKQFQGLANCFRYMLKEGGVTSLWRGNGINVLKIAPESALKFAAYEQGKRMVLQFGGSRERELSIYERFVAGSFAGGFSQTAIYPLEVLKTRLALRKTGQYKSILDAAKKIYRQEGLRSFYRGYVPNLLGIIPYAGIDLAIYETLKKTYMQHHKENTNPSVFVITACGAFSSSCGQLASYPLALVRTRLQAQVITPGVVHDHPITMSGLFRHIFATEGVFGLYRGITPNFMKVAPAVSISYVVYEKCRQALGVTMT
- the LOC128701780 gene encoding mitochondrial adenyl nucleotide antiporter SLC25A25 isoform X3; translation: MSFPDPLRTQDPHYGLTAHTTITTRTHPMGDPHTRFSDRSEHLSDTRLHSGVPTLTHHSVGAARVAASSVGGRGAVGALVMVYGSAEVCARKQCGLIFMPNMPSIPHSNSVQDRMDKDGTLDISFDEWRDYLLFHPSANLHDIILYWRHAINLDVGEDLSVPEDFSLEEWLSGKWWRHLVAGGVAGMVSRTCTAPLDRLKVFLQVHGAKQFQGLANCFRYMLKEGGVTSLWRGNGINVLKIAPESALKFAAYEQGKRMVLQFGGSRERELSIYERFVAGSFAGGFSQTAIYPLEVLKTRLALRKTGQYKSILDAAKKIYRQEGLRSFYRGYVPNLLGIIPYAGIDLAIYETLKKTYMQHHKENTNPSVFVITACGAFSSSCGQLASYPLALVRTRLQAQVITPGVVHDHPITMSGLFRHIFATEGVFGLYRGITPNFMKVAPAVSISYVVYEKCRQALGVTMT
- the LOC128701780 gene encoding mitochondrial adenyl nucleotide antiporter SLC25A25 isoform X1 → MATCVPSTPAASRSSTQNHHVNTGPSDTAVSPEELIADSNPSQRKEKLNRPSSLDILPAMYSSEDSISLTPIVQDLQMEEEEEDHFQMGDTTVDVISDVAAELLADTIDSVIELSNSISKLINCDAEDERPCICTKMDKDGTLDISFDEWRDYLLFHPSANLHDIILYWRHAINLDVGEDLSVPEDFSLEEWLSGKWWRHLVAGGVAGMVSRTCTAPLDRLKVFLQVHGAKQFQGLANCFRYMLKEGGVTSLWRGNGINVLKIAPESALKFAAYEQGKRMVLQFGGSRERELSIYERFVAGSFAGGFSQTAIYPLEVLKTRLALRKTGQYKSILDAAKKIYRQEGLRSFYRGYVPNLLGIIPYAGIDLAIYETLKKTYMQHHKENTNPSVFVITACGAFSSSCGQLASYPLALVRTRLQAQVITPGVVHDHPITMSGLFRHIFATEGVFGLYRGITPNFMKVAPAVSISYVVYEKCRQALGVTMT